The proteins below are encoded in one region of Kineococcus mangrovi:
- a CDS encoding NAD-dependent epimerase/dehydratase family protein gives MTAPLLLTGACGRVAQLLLPGLGERPLRLLDRTTPADPADVPADAEVLTGELTDRDLLARAVEGVEAVVHLAGDPSPTATWEELRSPNVDGFAALLGAAADHGVRRVVYASSVHAMGRYEATGRVPVDPAWAPAPCCPYGATKAFDEAVAGVFAHRWGLSTIGLRLGATVPVPTKRSQLTGWLGPQDLRDLVTRALTASVVTGVYPAVSGAERSHWDLRLAADELGYRPSLDSRDHAGAVEDDGTDVTTCPPPDVPRAPGG, from the coding sequence GTGACCGCTCCCCTGCTCCTGACCGGCGCGTGCGGGCGCGTGGCCCAGCTGCTGCTGCCCGGGCTGGGTGAGCGGCCGCTGCGGCTGCTGGACCGCACGACACCGGCCGACCCCGCCGACGTCCCCGCGGACGCGGAGGTGCTCACCGGGGAGCTGACCGACCGGGACCTGCTGGCCCGCGCGGTGGAGGGGGTCGAGGCCGTCGTGCACCTGGCGGGCGACCCGAGCCCGACCGCGACGTGGGAGGAGCTGCGCAGTCCCAACGTCGACGGGTTCGCGGCCCTCCTCGGCGCCGCGGCCGACCACGGGGTCCGCCGGGTCGTCTACGCGAGCTCGGTGCACGCGATGGGCAGGTACGAGGCGACCGGGCGGGTGCCCGTCGACCCGGCGTGGGCGCCGGCCCCGTGCTGCCCGTACGGGGCGACGAAGGCGTTCGACGAGGCCGTCGCCGGGGTGTTCGCCCACCGCTGGGGCCTGAGCACGATCGGTCTGCGGCTGGGGGCCACCGTCCCGGTCCCGACGAAGCGCAGCCAGCTCACCGGCTGGCTGGGGCCGCAGGACCTGCGCGACCTCGTGACGCGGGCCCTGACGGCCTCCGTCGTCACCGGGGTGTACCCCGCCGTGTCGGGCGCGGAGCGCTCGCACTGGGACCTGCGGCTCGCCGCGGACGAGCTCGGCTACCGGCCCTCGCTGGACTCGCGCGACCACGCCGGCGCCGTGGAGGACGACGGGACGGACGTGACGACGTGCCCGCCGCCGGACGTCCCGCGAGCGCCCGGCGGCTGA